Genomic segment of Pelecanus crispus isolate bPelCri1 chromosome 25, bPelCri1.pri, whole genome shotgun sequence:
GGTGGACCTGAAAGAGACCTGAGGATCATAGCGATACCATGGGGACACTGTGGGGACCTCGAGGGGGACCCAAGGACtgtggggacaccatgggggaCCTGAGGATTTACAGGGACACTGTAGGGACCCCAAGGGCCATGGGGACACCGTGGGGACACCAAGGGGACCCTGAGGGCCGTAGGGATGCCCTGGGGGACCCAAGGACCAGAGGGACACTGCGGGGACCCTGagggccatggggacaccctggggacaccgaGGGGACCCAAGGACCATAGGGACACTGTGGGGACCCTGAAGGCCATGGGGACACCGTGGGGACACTGAGGGGACCCTAAGGACCATGGGGATGCCCTGGGGGACCCAAGGACCAGAGGGACGCCGTGGAGACCCTGagggccatggggacaccctggggacaccgaGGGGACCCAAGGACCATAGGGACACTGTGGGGACCCTGAAGGCCATGGGGACACCGTGGGGACACTGAGGGGACCCTAAGGACCATGGGGATGCCCTGGGGGACCCAAGGACCAGAGGGACGCCGTGGAGACCCTGAGGGCCATGGGGACGCCGTGGGGACCCTGAGGGGGTCCTAAGGACTATGGGGATGCCCTGGGGGACCCAAGGACCAGAGGGACACTGTGGGGACCCCGACGGCCATGGGGAGGGCCATGGGGACCCCGACGGCCATGGGGAGGGCCATGGGGACCCCGACGGCCATGGGGAGGGCCATGGGGACCCAAGAGGGACCCAAGAACCACGGGCACACCACGAGGGGACCCGAGGACCATACGGACACCGCGGGGACACCGCAGGGACAGGGCGGTGGCGGGGAGGTGACACTCACCCAGGAGGTGGGACAAAGAGACTTGTAGACACGGTAGTACCACTGGCAGGGACTGGCGTCCGCCCCCTTGGCCGCCATCGCCTTCTCGCAACGGTGGAAATCTGGGGagcggggacagggatggggacgtgaGGGGACCCGGGCGCCCAGAAAAGGGGACCCGGGCGCCCAGAAAAGGGGACCCGGGCGCCCAGAAAAGGGGACCCGGGCGCCCAGAAAAGGGGACCCGGGCGCCCGGGGGTGCAGTACCCAGGTAGTTCTGCCAGCAGTTTTTGGTCTGGTTCTGGTTGGGGAAGCGGCTGTCGAACGGCGCTGTCTTGTAGCGCTCCAGCTTGGTCTTGATGTCGTCCGCCATGGCTAGGGGGGTAATTAACAGCGTAATTAACACCCCCCCGGACTAATTAATAACTCTCCTGGAATAATTAATGCGCCCCAGGAATAATTAATCCACCGCTTCGGAATAACCAATCCCCCCGGGGAAGAAGACAGGAAACGGTAACAGGGGGGACTGCAATAGCAGGGGCTTAGGGGTGGAAGACACCCAGGGGAGTAATTAACAGGGGTAATtaacacacaccccccccccccgggaataattttttggttttacccCCCAAATAATTAATCCAGCACTACAAATAACTAATCGcctctgggaagaaaaaaggagatggTAATGGGGGGGATTGCAATAGTAGAGGGCTTAGGGGTGGAAAACACCCAGAGGAGTAATTAACATGGGTAATTAACCCTCCCTAGCCTAATTAACAACTCTCCTGGAATAATTAATGCACCCCAATAATAATTAATCCACCGTTACAAATAACTAACCACCCCGGGAATAAGAAAGGAAATGGTAACAAGGCGATTGCAATAGCGAGAGCCTTAGGGCTGGAAGACACACAGGGGAGTAATTAACAGGGGTAATTAACCCCCCCAGACTAATTAACAACCCCCCGGGAATAATTACCCCCCCCAAATAATTAATCCACCACTAGGAATAACTAATCCCcctaggaagaagaaaggagatggTAATGGGAGGATTGCAATAGCAGGGGGCTTAGGGGTGGAAAACACCCAGGGGACTAATTAACAGGATAATTAAACCCCCCCAGATTAACTAACAACCCCCCCAGGAATaattaccccccccccccccaagtaaTTAACTCATGCctaagaataattaatttcccCCAGGAATAAAAAAGAGCATGGTAACAGGGATTGTAGTAGCAGGGGTCTTAGGGGTGGAATACACCCAAGAGGGTAATTAACAGGGGTAATTAATCCTGCCACACTAATTAACAACCCCCCAGCAATAATTAATGCCCCCcccaaataattaatttatatCCAAAAATAATTAATCTCTCATGGGAATAAGAAAGGAGAAGGTAATAGCAGCATGGTAGTGGGAGTGTTAGGAGTGGGAAGCACCCCAGGGGTATAATTAACAGAGCTAATTAACTCCCCTAATTAACAACCCCCTTAAAATAATTAACCCCCCCCAATAATTAATCCACTCCTAGAAATAATTAATCCCCactaggaataaaaaaaagggcATGCTAAGGAAAAGATGGTAAGGCGGGTGTTTGGGGTGGGAGGCACCCCAGGGGAGTCATTAATGGGGCTAATTAACCCCCCAAGACTAATTAATACCCCCAGGGGCATAATTAAATTATCCAGGAATAATTAATCCATCTCTCAAAATAATTAATCCCCCCTGCAAATAAGAAATGTGGGGGGATGGTAATGGGGGGGGAGTGTCAGGGGTGGGAGACAACCTGGGGGGGAACAATTAACAGGGCTAATTAGCCTCTTGTAACTAATTAGCACTCCTCTGGAATTAATTAATCCCCCTGCAAATAATTAAGGTCCCCTGGGAGTAATTAATTTCcactgagaatgaaaaaaatcgTAACAGGGGGATAGTAATGCAGGAGGCAGGGCATGCCAGGGGGAGGTAATTAACATCCCTGGGGCTAATTAATGCCTCCCCCCCGGGATTAATTAACCTGCCCAGGAATAATTAATTGTCTCTGGTAATAATTAATTACTCTTGGTAATGAGAAAGGGTGTTGGGGAGGGGTTACCCCAGGGGGAGGATCATTAATAGGGGTAATTAATTGGGGTCATTAGCAGGGCTAATTATCTCCTGCACTAATTAACACCCCCAGGAACTTATTaccccccccagtgccctcccagtgctcccagtaacccccctgctgccctcccagtaacctccagtgctcccagtaaccccctCAGtgccatcccagtgctcccagtaatGCCCCCAcgctcccagtaacccccctGAGCCCTGCCAGTGCTCCCAGTAGTCCCCttcagtgccctcccagtgtTCCCAGTAGCCCCCTCACTgctcccagtacctcccagtgctccAAATAACCCCTTCCAGTACCCTCCCAGTCCTCTCAGgaacccccagtgctcccagtaactACCCAGAGCCCTCCCACTGCTCCCAGTAACCCCTTCCAGTACCCTCCCAGTCCTCTGCAatgcccagtgctcccagtaaccccccaGAGCCCTCCCAGTGTTCCCAGTAACCCACCCAGAAccctcccagtaacccccaccagtgccctcccagtaccCCTCAGAACTCTCCCAGTAACCctccagtgccctcccagtaaCACCCACCAGTACTCCCAGTAATCCCTTCCAGTCCCCTCAGTAACCCCCGAGTGCCCttccagtgctcccagtaacccccaccagtgctcccagtaactCCCTCCAGTATCTCCCCCAGTAACCCCCACAGCGCCTTCCCAGTCCTCTCAGAGCCCTCCCAatgctcccagtaaccccccagagccctcccagtaacccccagtAACGCCCCAGAGCCCTCCCAatgctcccagtaaccccccagagccctcccagtaacccccagtGCTCTCCCAGTAACCCCTCCAGCACCCTCCCAGTAACGCCCCAGATACCTCCCAATGCTCCCAGTAACGCCCCAGAGCCCTCCCAatgctcccagtaaccccccaGAGCCCTCCCAATAACCCCACCCAGcgccctcccagtgctcccagtaacccccagtgctcccagtaaccccctCCAGAGCCCTCCCAGTAACCCCTAGCGCTCCCAGCAACTCCCAGTcactcccagcagctcccagtacccccccagtcccccccctCACCGGCCGCCGCCGACTCCCCTCAAAGTGACTTtcagccccgccgccctcctGCCGGAACCAACGAGGCGCAGCGGAAGGGCAGCGCGACCCCGGAAGTGACGCAACGGAAGGGGAGGAGCCGTCGGGGCCTGCGCGCTCGGAGCACTGCGGCGGCCATAGAGAGGAGGTGGGAGGACTGAGCGTCGCCAGTGGCGGGAAATGGCGGCGTGAGGCCCCCGGCCCTACCGGGAAGTGCCCCAAAATCCCCCGAACTGGCCCCAAAAGGGCCCTAAAACCCCCTAAAATGGCTCCTTTGTGTCTCCAGGATCCCAAATTGGCATTAACAGCCTCCTCATGCCCCCAAATACCTCTcagcccccccccaaatacCCTGTTCTTGCCCCAAAATatcccccagggaccccccaaatcGCCCCCAGAGTCCCCAAATACATCCTCAGGACCCCCCAAAATGACCGCAAATACCCCTCAGCCCCCCCTCAAATACCCTGTTCTTGCCCCAAAAGatcccccagggaccccccaaatGGCCCCCAGATTCCCCAAATACATCCTCAGGACCCCCAAAATGACCCCAAATACCCAAGACCCCTTCTAatgcccccaggacccccagaaTGCCCCCAAATGTCCTCCCGGGATCCCCCAAAACCTCCAGGACCCCCAGAATGTCCCTAAATACCTGTCAAGACCCACAAATGTCCCCAAATGCCCTCAAAACCGCCCCAAAAGCCCCATCCCAGTCCTGCAATACCCCCCCAGAACCTCCAAACACCCCTCAGGACCCCCCAAATACCCCATCCCTGTCACCAAATCCCCCTCAGGACTCCCCAAAatgtccccagccacccccagaAGCCCCCAAATGccacatccctgtccccaagtCCCCTCAGGGCCCCCAAATTCCCCCCTAGGGTCCCCAAAatgtccccaaatccctgccAGGACACCCAAAATGCCCCCCAGACTCGCCCCCAAATATCCCTAGGACCCCCCaagtgccccatccctgcccctaaattgcccccaggacccccagataacccccaggaccccctacATGTCCCCAGATGCCCTCAAGCAGCCCCCAAAATGTCCTATCCCTGCCCCTAAAtacccccaggacccccaaaacaccccataTACCTCTCAAGATCCTCCCCCGAACCCCAAAATGtctcatccctgtccccaaatTCCCCTCAGATTCCCCCAAAAGCCATATTTCTGTCCCCAAATCTCCACTCAGGACCCCCCAGaatgtccccaaatccccccagggCCTCCCAAAACCTCCGGGACCCCCCACATGTCCCCAGATGCCACCAAGGATCCCCCCAaatgccccatccctgtccccaaatAACCCCAAGACCCCCCAAATGTCCCATCCCTCTCCCTAAATCCCCCCCCAGAAACACTAAAAGCCCCATTTCTGCCCCCAAAtaccccccaggacccccaggtccccctCAGGACACCCCAAAAGCcccatccttgtctctaaatcccccccaggaccccccaaaatGTCCCCAGTCACCCCCAGGAGCCCCCAAATGacacatccctgtccccaaatacccccaggacccccagaaTGTCCCCAAATAGCCCCCAGGGCCCCAAtaccccccaggacccccaaatgacccccaggaccccttaaaaccccatccctgtccccaaatccccccagaaccccccaaaatgtcccctgccacccccaggacccccgaaaatgtcccatccctgtccccacataCCCCTCAGCACCCCTAAAAGCCCAATTTCTGAGCCCAAAtccacccaggaccccccaaaatgtcccctgccacccccagaaccccccaaaatgtcccctccctgtccccacataCCCCTCAGGGCCCCCAAAAGCCCAATTTctgcccccaaatccccccaggaccccccaaaatGTCCCCTGCCACCCGCAGGACTCCCCAAACTGTcgcctccctgtccccacatgGTCCTCAGCACCCCTAAAAGCCCAATTTCTGTCCCCAGATCCTCCCAGGACCCCCGAAAatgtcccctccctgtccccaaatccccccaggacccccaaaacccccatcccagtccccacATACCCCTCAGGCCCCCCCAAAATGCCGCATATCTGCCCCCAGATCCCCCCAGGGCTCCCAAAATCCCCATTTttgtccccaaatcccccccagcaccccccgagTTCTTAGGGCGTCCCCCCGGGGGCGTTTCGGGGCCACCGGCAGGCGCTAGGACCCGGGGGAACCCCTCAGGCTCCCGCCCTCCGAGGGCACTTCCGCCCGGCCTGGGGCGGGGCGGTGACGTCGGGCGGGTTGACGCGCATGCGCGACGCCCGGCAAAGGGCGGGAttggcggcgggcggcgcttCCGCTTCCGGGGGTGCGAGAGCGACGCGTGCGGCCCCGCGTGGAGTAGCGGCGGGATGAGGCCAGGTGGgaactgggagggactgggatgTACTGGGGTAtactgggaggggctgggaagggaccGGGGGGCGTTGGGGTtaactgggagggactggggtgTACTGGGATATACTGGGAAGGGAGTGGGATGGGACTGGAGGTAACTGGGAGGTATTGGCGGGCACGGGGGGtaactgggagggactggggttAACTGGGATATACTGGGTGGGACTGGGGGtaactgggagggactgggaggcactggggtaactgggaaggggctggggggcactgggtgtaactgggaggcactggggataactgggaaggggctgggagggactggAGGCTACTAGGGGTAACTGGGAAGGGACTAGGAGGGGACTGGGGTAACTGGGatgggactgggaggcactgtgGGGTTACTGGGAGGGAGTGGGAGGACTGGGGGTaactgggaaggggctgggggtgacTGGGATGGGTTTGGGATAACTGGGATATActgaggggtgctgggggtaactgggagggactgggaggggactgaGGTAATTGGGATATATTGGGAGGTcactgggggggactgggggtaACTGGGATGGGACTGGAAGGCACTGTGGGGttactgggagggactggggggcatTAGGGGTAACTGGGAGGGAGTGGGTGGACTGGGGGTgactgggaaggggctggggtgactgggatatactggggggcatggggggtaactgggagggactgggaggggattgGGGTAACTGGGGTATATTGGGAGgtcactgggagggactgggggggttTGGAGGTAACTGGGATGGGACTGGGAGGCGCTGTGGGGttactgggagggactgggggatTACTGGGAAGGAATGGGGTAACTGGGAGAAATGAGGCAGTACTGGGAGGGAACTGGGATAGACTGGGGAGTAACTGGGATCACTTAGAGGGTGACTGGGAGGGACATGGGAGGGGTGGTTGGGCCAAACTGGGAACACTGGGAGCCTGTGGGGGTGTTACTGGGCGGGAACTGGGAGCCTCCTGCAGTCATCCCAGTctgccccagtgctcccagttgcCCCAGTCTGACACTGGCTCCCGGCAGGTTTcagcccccggggggggcgcggcggcggcggccgcgggggctTCCGGGGAGGCCGAGGTGagtctgtcccctcccagtgctcccagtaagGCCAGTCCCGCCTCTACTGGGAGCCCCCCTTCTTTTCCAGTCTGCCCAGTTTTCCCCCAGTTCCGCCCCCCCAGCCTGCGCAGTTCCTCCCCAGTATGTCCAGTTACCCCCATCTCTCCCCCTACCATCCCCAGTACCCCTCCGTATCCCCAGTTTGCCTCCCAGTATGTCCAGTTACCCCTATTCCCCCTCCCAGTATGCCCAGTGCCGCCCCCAGCATGCCCAGTTACCCCCAGTCCCCTTCCCAGTATGCCCACTTACCCCCATTCCTCTTCTCAGTATGCCTAATGCCCCCTGTAGCATGCCCAGttacccccattccccatcccagTATGCCCAGTTAACCACTGTCCTTTTCTTGGCATGCTCAGTACCCCCCCAGTATGTCCAGTCCCCCCCAGTTTCCCTTCCCAGTATGTCCAGTTATTCCCAGTTCCCCCTTAGCGTACCCAgttcccccccaacccccccagtaTGCTCAGTCCCCCACAAGTTCCCCCCCAGTATGCTGTGTTATTCTCATTCGCCCTCCCAGTATGCCCAGTCCCTGTGACCCCCTTCCAGTACGCCCCCAGTATGCGTAGTTTCCCTCCAATGTCCCTTCCCAGTATGCCCAGTTATTCTCCAATCTCCCTCAGCTTTCCCAGTATGCCCAGTCCCCCCCAACCTCTCCTAGTATGCCTAGTGCttcccagttccccccagtaTGCCCAGTTCCCCCCCAATCCCCAACTCAGTATGTCCAGTTTTCTCCCAGTATGCTCAGTCTCCCTCAGTCCCTTCCCGCAtgcccagttccccccagtccTGCCCCCAGTATGCCCAGTTACACCCCCCCCATTCCCCCtccacttcccccccccccccagttccctccTAGTATGCCCAGTCTCTTCACAGTTCCCCCTCCCAGTATGCCCAGTTCCCCCTCCCAGTATGCCCAGTTCCCCCTCCCGTTCCCTCCCCCAGTCCCTCACAGTATGCTCAGttccccctccccatctctCCCAGCATGCCCAGTTCCCCTCTAGCCCCTCCCAGTATGCCCAGTTCCCCCTCCCAGCATGCCCAGTGCCCTCCAGGCCCTCCCAGTATGCCTAGTCTCCCCCCCGTTCCCCCTCTACttccccctcagcccctcccagtcccctccagTTCCCCTCCCAGTATGCCCagtcccccccaacccccccagttcccctcccaatgccccccccccagcattcCCAGTTCCTCCCAGTAAGCCCAGTTCCCTCTTCCCACAGGTGGCTCCTtccagccccgggggggcgcCCGTGGGGGCGCCCGCGGGGGTGGatttggggggcgggggcgaGGAGGCCccgcccggggggggcgggggggccgggggggccgcggcggcttCAAGGGGGGCAAGAAGGTGACGGTGGAGCCCCATCGGCACGAAGGTACGggggggcagtttgggggtcccgtggggcagtttgggggtcccatggggcagtttgggggtcccatggggcagtttgggggggctgtggggtggttgggggcagtttgggggggCTATAGGGCAGTTTGGGGGGGCGTGGGGTGGTTGAAGGcagtttgggggtcccatggtgtagttttggggggctgtggggaggttgggggcagtttggggggtcccatggggcagtttgggggggcagtggggtggttgggggcagtttgggggtcccatgggacagttttggggggctctggggcagttgggggtcccatggggcagttttgggggggctctggggcagttggggggcacttgggggtcccatggggcagttttggggggctctggggcagttgggggtcccatggggcagtttcggggggctgtggggtggttggggggcacttgggggtccctgacccccacccccccaggggTGTTCATCTGCCGGGGCAAGGAGGACGCACTGGTCACCCGCAACCTGGTCCCGGGGGAGTCGGTCTACGGGGAGAAGAGGATCGCCGTGGAGGTACTGGGAGGGGAGTGGGGGTAActggggggggactgggggtaactgggagggactgggagggaagTGGGGAA
This window contains:
- the COX6B1 gene encoding cytochrome c oxidase subunit 6B1 — translated: MADDIKTKLERYKTAPFDSRFPNQNQTKNCWQNYLDFHRCEKAMAAKGADASPCQWYYRVYKSLCPTSWVTTWDEYREEGTFPGKI